Part of the Vibrio celticus genome, GCTAATTGTGCTAATCAGCGGAACGCACAAACACCCGCTCGGTTAGTGCACCTTTTTTATGACCCTACGCAGTTTGTAGAAGTCATTATTTGACCGCCAATCGCCTGTAAACGGAAACACAGGCAGAGGAATATCAAATGAAACTTCTGTACACCCTAAATGAAAGACCTCCTCATGGGCTAACCCTCCTACTCGCACTGCAACACATGCTCGCCTCGATTGGTGGCATCGTCGCTGTTCCCCTTATTGTCGGCGCTTCTATCGGCCTACCTAACACAGAGATCGTCTCGCTGATCAACGCTGCGCTACTGGCATCCGGTATTGTGACCGTCGCTCAATGTCTTGGTTTCGGCCCTGTAGGTATTCGACTGCCCATGGTGATGGGTTCGAGCTTTGCCTTTTTGGGTGTGGCCATTTCAATCGGTAACGAAGGTGGCGTCGCCGCAATCATGGGCTCAGCGCTTATCGGCTCGTTCGTGGTAATTGGTGCCAGCTTCTACATGGACAAGGTTCGGAAACTGTTTCCAACCGTGGTAAGTGGTGTTGTAGTTACCTTAATCGGTTTAACCATTTTACCGGTTGCCATGAATTGGGTCGGAGACTCTCCTGCCAACACGGAACAATTCGCAACCTTACCAAAGCTGTTTCTAGCCCTTGTATCGCTAGGCATCGTGGTCGGCGTATCGGTTTACTGTAAAGGCGCGGTTGCTGCTTCAGCTATCGTGATTGGTTTAGCGGGCGGCTACATTGTGGCGCTATCGCTTGGCATGGTCGACCTTGAGCAAATCAGCTCTGCCGCTTGGGTCGGTGGCCCAGAACCTTTCAAATACGGCTTCACCTTTTCTGCGAGTGCCATCATCAGTATGAGCTTGGTGTACATCGTGGTTATCGCCGAAGCGACCGGTGACTTCATGGCTCTGGGTAACAACGGCCAAACCCAAGTATCCGGTAAAGACTTAAAACGTGGTCTTCTAGGCGATGGCCTTGGCAGTACCTTATCTTCAATTTTAACGGCAATGCCATTGGCGTCGTTCAGTCAAAACGTCGGCATTGTGGGTATCACCGGTGTAGCGAGTCGTTATGTAGTGGCTGCAACCGGTGGTTTGTTGATTTTAGGTGGTTTATTCCCGAAATTAGCCGCCATTGCCGTCACAATACCTAAGCCTGTTTTGGGCGGTGTCGGTTTCGTGATGTTCGGTATGATCGCTTACGCGGGTATCCGCATGTTGATCAAGGCCGCAGACACCAAGCGAAATGCCTTGGTAATCTGTGTCGGTTTAGCGTCAGGTTTAGCTGTAACTTTCGAACCAAGATTGCTGCAACACTTGCCGCATGACCTTGCGAATTTTCTTCACTCTGGCATCACTACCGGTACTATCATGACGGTGCTATTGAACCTTGTTTTACCAAAGTCTTCACGAGCAGAAGAGCAAGAGGCACTGGCCGAAAGCCAAGCGCAAGTTGAGCTAGAAATGAAAGAGCAAGCTGAAGAAGAGTTACAGTCAAACGACCAATTAGAGATTCAGCAAGCAAGTACAGAAGCAGACGTTCAAGTGGCATCAGATAACCCTGAGCCCAAAGCGAACTAACTGGTTCACTGATTAACGTAAAACCGATTTCCGTAGGATCAGGGCTGATTAGAGCATTAAACGTTTTAACGACCCTGATTCGAATTTATCTATCAACAGCAAATACCAAATAAAGACCCTCTTCCCTGAAAAGGCTGAGATGGCTAAGGACTACTATGAATGGAAACCATCTGGATTAAGAATCCTCTCGCAATCTACACTGGCTCACTGGCTGATGCAGAAGGCGGAATTGTCATTAAAGGTAATACAATCATTGAGCTGGTTGGCAAACACAAAGAACCGACCTTACCCGTAGATTACAGCGTCGACGCCTCTCGTCATGTTGTGACCCCAGGGCTTATCAATGCGCACCACCACTTCTATCAAACCCTAACGCGAGCCTACCCCGGCGCACTGAATAAAGAGCTCTTCCATTGGCTACAAAGCCTCTACCCTGTTTGGGCCAACCTCGACTCGGAGATGATGAGCCTAGCTACAGAGCTAGCACTGGTTGAGCTAATGATGTCAGGCTGTACTACTGCATCCGATCACCACTACTTGCTACCTAATGGGCTTGAGCACGCTATTGATTTACAAGTCGAGGCCGCAGAGAAGCTGGGCGTTAGAGCCATATTCACACGTGGTTCAATGAGTCTTGGGGAAGATGAAGGTGGGCTACCTCCACGACACACCATTCAAACCGAACAAACCATCATTGATGACAGCCAACGCTTGATTCGTGATTACCACCAGCGTGATGAAGGGGCGATGATTCAAATCGCACTCGCGCCTTGTTCGCCATTCTCGGTCACCACCGATCTAATGAAAGAGACCGCCAAGATCAGTGAGCGTGAGAACGTAATGATGCACACCCACCTGTGCGAAACCTTAGACGAAGAAGACTTCTGTATTGAGAAGTTTGGCCTGCGCCCTGTCGATTACCTAGAAGATGTCGGCTGGCTGAATGAACGCACTTGGCTTGCTCATGGTATTCACTTCAACCCAGAAGAGATTAAGCGTTTGGGTAAAGCAGGGATAGGTATCAGCCACTGCCCAACTTCCAACATGATGTTGGCTTCCGGTATTTGTAAGAATAATGACCTCGAGGCCGCGGGTGTAAAGGTCGGGCTGGGTGTGGACGGTTCTGCTTCAAACGATGGCTCCAATATGATTGCCGAAGTGCGTATGGCGATGTATCTACAACGTCTGCAATATGGCTCGGCAAACGTATCTCACTTCGACGCACTGCGCTGGGCAACATCAGGCTCCGCACGAGCGATGGGCAGAACCGACATTGGAACGCTAGAGGTCGGTAAACAAGCCGACATCGCGATGTTCAAGCTCGATGATATTCGTTTCTCTGGCAGCCACGATCCACTTGCTGCACTGCTACTTTGTGGTGCTCAACAAGCGGATAAGGTGATGGTAGCCGGAAAATGGCGAGTTAATGATGGTGCCGTTATTGGCGTAGACATGGAACAGTTGATGCACCGCCACCATGCTGCTGCGATGAAGCTCGGTAAGCTGGCGATGAATAACTAGAGTTTCGATATTTTGAACTCACTGAAAACAAAAGGCCGACGTGATGTCGGCCTTTCTTGTTTATTCATTCTATTCGATTTTAGAAACCGATTTACGCTCTAATCCATCAAGCTCTTAGACTTAATCGCCTTCTTAGAAAGCTCTTTGGCAAAGGCTTTGATGTCAGTTTCAAACTCATCGACGCTTTGGCGGATTTCATCCAGTTGAACCGTCTGCATCACTCGGTTTTCCATTACGATTTGGCCGTTAACAATGGTGGTGTCGATGTTGCTTGGGTTCGCTTGGTAAACCAAAGTCGCGTATGGGTCGTAATTAGGCATCATGTTCGCCGATTGTGTCTCTACAATCACGATATCCGCCTTCTTACCCACTTCAAGAGAACCAATTTGATCTTCCATGTGTAGGGCTTTTGCACCACCTAAGGTCGCCATTTCAATAACCTGTTCAGGGATCATAATGGTGCGGTCTGAATGCTTTAAGCGCTGCATATTAGCTGCGTAACTTAGGGTGCGCATGATATCGACTTGGTTTGAGCTCATTGGGCCGTCTGTTCCTAAGCCAATACGCATGTCAGCACGGTACATCTCCCACGCAGGTGCAATGCCTGTCGCTCCTTTGGCGTTCGCCATTGGGTTGTATGAGATACCTGCATCTGCTTGTTTCAATAGCTTTTGGTCATTCTCTGAAAGGTGGATACCGTGAGCAATCACAACACGCTCATCAAGTACGCCGATTTCATCCATGTATTCAACTGGCGATGTCGCTTTGGTTTCGTCTTTGATGCGCTTTTCTTCATTCGGGAATTCAGCAACGTGAATCAACACAGGCACATCGTATTGAGCAGACAGTTTATTGATTTCTTGCAGCTTATCTTTGCTCACTGTGTACACCGCATGTGGTGCATAAGCAGGTGTGATTAACTCATCGTTTTTGTATTGTTCGATAAAACCCTTCGCATAATCAATTCCACCGTAAGGTTCTTTGGCATCGACCACCGGGAACTTAATCACGGTTTCGCCGAGCACGGCGCGTAAGCCGACTTCTTTGGTCGCCTTGGCCATTTCATCCATGTGGTAATACATATCGGCATAAGTGGTTACACCGCTTTGTGCTAATTCGATAGAGCCAAGCTTAGTTGCGTTGTAAATCAGTTCACGGCTTAGCTTTTCGGCTTCTAGAGGGAAGAAGTAAGCGAACAAGCGGTTCGAAATACCCTCTTCCCCTAAGCCACGAAACGCAATCATAGGTAAATGGTTGTGCGCGTTCACCATGCCTGGCATAACGACTCCGTCTTGAGCATCAATCACCTTTTCAGCGCGATATTGAGTGATCAAATCCTCGTTACCAACTGCGATAATCTGGTCGTTTTTCACTACCACAACACCATCTTCAATCACATCCATTTCTGAATTGATGGTGAGAACCTGTCCGTTGGTGATGATCAGATCTGCGTTGTATGTTTGCGTCGCGACCGTTGAACCGCAACCTGCAAGCAGAACTGCGCTGATGGTGCATGCCAAGCTTTTAAGCGTCATTGCTAAACCTTAATGTTGTGCGTGTAATATTGTTAGCGGCTGCATCTATAAGTTTCCAGCTTTTCGCTTTTCAGAAGAGTAAGTGCCGCCAATTTTCGCGATACTATAACCTGTCATTTAAATAAAATGGCATACCTGATCGAACCGAATTCAAGATAAATGGGTTATTGCACAACGGGTCACAAAAAGTGGCTTTACGCTTGTCGTCGCTCACACGCAAAAACAAAAAAGGCCTGCAATCGCAGACCCAAAAAAACGTTCAAATAACGTTAGCTTTTCACACCACAACCTTTAATTACCAACTGTGTGATGAACTCAGCGGCATCTTCATAGTCTTTATCATCGAGCTGGTCTTTCTGCATTACGCTGCAAATCTGCCAACCAAAATCGGCGTAGGTTTGGGTGGCTGCCCAGATGGTGAACATGAGGTGGTGTGCAGGAACGTCATCCATTAAGCCTTGCGCCGACCATGTCGAGAACTTATCAAGAATCATCTGGGATTGCTTATACAGCTCGTCACCAATCTCTTTCGGCAACACTTTCGCACCCGACATCACTTCATTGGCAAATACTTTAGAGGCATGTGGATGGTCACGAGAAATGATCAGCTTGGTTTGAATATACTGAGACAAGGCTTCAACAGGATCGCTGAGTTCTTCAATCGGACGAGACGCTTCTAGTAAGGGCTGAGTGACGGTTTCAAGCACAGCGTTGTAGAGCTTATCTTTGGAGCTGAAATAGTAGAATACGTTGGGTTTGGGAATATCGGCCGCTTTTGCGATATCGGCCATTTTTGTTGCGGCATAACCATGAGTAGCGAATTGTTCACACGCGACTTCGATGATTAAATCTTGATTCTTTTGTCTGATCCTAGACATATTGCATCCTTTACAGCTCGTTACTGAAATCATAGTAATCAACGTGCTTCATTAGTCCAGAAGATAATCTCAGAACTCAAGGTCACCGCATTGATAACAATAAAATGGCCGCTCTATTTGTTAAGAAGCGACCATTCCATACCGTGTTTATGAACTGTTCAAGTTAAAGAATCAATATTGCGCGGAAGTCATTCACATTTGTCAGCGTCGGCCCCGTGGTAAGAAGCACATCGACTTGCTTGAAGAAATCGTAGCTGTTGTTGGCATCGAGGTAGTCTTGCGCTTTAAGCGACAAGCTCGAACCTAGTTGCCATGTTTGTGGGGTAATCCACGCACCCGCATTGTCTTCCACGCCATCAATCCCGTCGGTATCGGCGGCCAATGCAAATATGTTGTCTTGGCCTTTAAGCTCATTATACAAGCTCAATAAGAACTCACAGTTACGCCCACCGCGACCATTGCCTTTAACGGTTACTGTGGTTTCGCCACCGGAAAGTATCACGCAAGGCGTCGCAAATGGGTGCTTGTGATTGGCCACTTGCTTAGCCAACGCTGCGTGAACTTTCGCGACATCTCGCGCTTCCCCCTCTATACAATCACTCAACACATAGGCGGGAATGCCTAAGCCTTCAGCCTCTGCAGCAGCGGATTCCAATGCTGACATCGGGGTGGCGATAATATGGTGTTCGGCGTTTTTCCAGCACTCATCATCCGGCTTTACCGTTTCTGACTCTGGGTTGTTCAACCATTCGAATGCCGAAGGTGGTGTTTCAATTCGATAGCGTTCTAAAATTGCCATCGCATCAAAACGCGTGGTGGTGTCGGGTACGGTTGGGCCCGATGCAATCACACTGATGTCATCGCCCGGCACATCTGAAATCGCCAAAGAGACCACTCTTGCTGGGTAAGCAGCTTTCGCTAATCTCCCACCTTTGATCGAAGATAAATGCTTACGAACGCAGTTAATCTCATCAATAGCGGCGCCCGATTTAAGCAACGCTTTATTGATTTGTTGCTTCTCTGCCAAGCTGATGTCGCCACCGGGTAGACTTAGTAATGCAGAGCCGCCTCCAGACAGTAGGCAAATCACTGTGTCGTCGGCACTCAAGCCACTCACCAATTGCAGCATGCGCTGGCTCACTTCTAAGCCCATCGCATCTGGCACAGGATGCGCTGCTTCAATCACTTCGATATGTTCGCAAGGGGCAGTGTGCTCATAACGAGTCACCACCAAGCCTTCAAGGTCACGCAGTGCAAGGTCTTGTTGTTTCTTTGCCTGCCAAACCTCTTCAAGTTCTGCTGCCATTGACGCGGCTGCTTTTCCTGCTCCTATAACGACAGTTCGCCCAGCTTGGTTAGCAGAGCGATAAAAAATGTCTTGAGGAAGAAAAGGTTCGATGTGATTTTTGGGTAGCGCCTGATTAACAGCACTTGAGAAAAGGGTTTGCAGAAACTGCTTAGCATCAATGTCCATCAGCCACTCCTTAGTTGACGGAGAAAAAAGAATCCCGATACAAGGCCAAAGGGTGCCTGCTAAGATCAAGTTGGAAAGGAACAACTTCAACCTCTGCCTCGTATCAGGAACGCGTATAAAAGGAGACGAAACTACGCGATTTATAAACAAACTGTTGGGCTACGAATCGATAGCAGCCCTAATTAACGGATAATCGGTTGATTGATTAACCACTAAACGGATAAACCGTTAACTAGATTAACGAATCGAGTGGTCAGAGCGTTTCTCTATCGCTTGGATAAGCGCAGAGTGGTCCCAACCTTCGCCGCCCATTTCGGCACACTCGCCAAACAACTCCTGAGCATTAGCCGTATTCGGCAGTGCAACACCTAACTCTTGTGCGCCCGTTAGTGCTAAGTTCAGATCTTTTTGGTGAAGCGAGATTCTAAAGCCAGGGTCAAAGGTGCCTTCAACCATACGCTCACCGTGCACTTCCAATATCTTAGAGTTAGCAAAACCGCCTAGTAGCGCCTGACGAACTCGTGCTGGATCGGCACCGGCTTTTGAAGCAAAAACTAACGCTTCAGACACGGCTTCGATATTCAGAGCAACGATGATCTGGTTAGCCACTTTACACGTTTGACCTGCACCGTTATCACCCACCAGCGTGATGTTCTTACCCATGATTTCAAATAGCGGACGGGCTTTATCAAAGGCGTCTTGCTCACCGCCCACCATGATAGTCAGCGCTGCATTGATAGCGCCCACTTCACCACCTGAAACCGGAGCATCAAGGTATGAAGCGCCGCCTTCGTTGATTCGCGCTGCAATGGCTTTGGTCGCGATTGGTGAGATAGAACTCATATCGATAACCAGTTTTCCAGTTGCGCCGCCCGCCGTTAAGCCTTTCTCAACGCCGCTGTCACCAAACAGGACATCTTCGACTTGAGGGGTATTCGGCACCATTAGGATAATGATATCTGCTGCTTCAGCCGCTTCCGCTGGTGAGTGGCAGACCGTTGCACCCGCTGCCACAAGGTCGGCAGGCGCTGCATTAAAGTGGTCCGACAGAATCAAATCGTGACCTGCTTTTTGAAGGTTACTCGCCATAGGTTTACCCATGATGCCAGTTCCGATAAATGCAATTTTAGACATGTTGTTCTCCTTAACGTTTGAAGGTTACCAGACGCAATTAACGGTACTGGTGCAGCCAACCAAGGCCTTCTGTCGTTGTTGTTTTCGGCTTATATTCGCAGCCAACCCAACCTTGATAGCCAAGTTCATCAAGATAATTGAGCACGAATGGGTAATTGATTTCGCCAGTACCCGGTTCGTGTCGGCCTGGATTATCCGCCAGTTGCACGTGTGCGATTTGGCCAATGTTCTGCTGCATGGTCGGCGTAAGATCGCCTTCCATAATTTGCATGTGATAAATATCGTATTGGATAGAAAGGTTATCGCTCCCAACCTCTTTGATGATCGCTTTGGCTTGCTCTGTGGTGTTTAAGAAGAAGCCCGGAATATCACGGGTATTGATCGCCTCTATCACTAGGCTGATGCCTTCTGCTGCTAGCGCGTTCGCCGCGTAATGCAGGTTAATCACAAACGCCGAGTGCGCATCTTGTTGGGTAACACCTTGCGGAACAATCCCGGCCAAGCAATTCACTTGAGTACAACCGAGCGCTTTTGCGTAAGCGATGGCTTTAGGTACACCCGCTTGAAACTCTTCTACTCGTGCAGGGTCGACCGCGATACCACGGTCGCCAGCGTCCCAATCACCCGCGGGCAGGTTAAATAGCACTTGCTCTAGGTTATTAGCATCGAGCTTGGCTTTGATTGCCTGAGCATCAAAGGCGTAAGGGAAAAGGTATTCCACACCTTGAAAGCCCGCTTCTGCGGCGGCTTCAAAGCGGTCCATAAAATCAACTTCCGTGAATAACATTGACAAGTTTGCTGCAAATTTTGCCATGACTCTGTCCTTATTCTTTATTTTTGAAAATCTGGTTATTTGTAGTAGAGCCTCGCTCTATTGGAGGCTTTTCCGTAGAGCTAAACCTCAACTCTACGGATACACATGACTTAATGATTACTTGTACGCTAGCGCCGTTGGGGCATCGCCACGGCTTTCAGCAAGTGGCTCAAATTCGTTAATAGCGTTGATCTCAACGCCCATCGCTATGTTGGTTACTCGCTCAAGAATCAGCTCAACAACAACAGGTACTTTATGCTTGTTCATCAGCTCTTTTGCTTGCTCAAACGCAGCGGCAATTTGCTCTGGTTCACGAACTCGAATCGCCTTACAGCCTAGGCCTTCAACAACGGCAACATGATCAACACCGTAGCCTTCAAGCTCTGGCGCGTTCTGGTTATCGAACGCTAGTTGTACACAATAGTCGATATCAAATTGGCGCTGTGCTTGGCGAATCAATCCTAAGTACGAGTTGTTCACCAACACATGAATGTATGGCAGGTTGAATTGAGCACCTACCGCCAGTTCTTCGATCATAAATTGGAAATCGTAGTCACCAGAGATAGCAACGATATCGCGATCTGGATCGGCCGCTCGTACACCCAATGCGGCGGGTGTTGTCCAACCCAATGGGCCAGCCTGACCACAGTTGATCCAGTTACGCGGCTTATAAACATGCAGGAACTGGGCGGCAGCAATTTGCGACAAACCAATCGTGCTCACATAACAAGTGTCACGACCAAATGCCTTGTTCATCTCTTCATAAACACGCATCGGTTTCATTGGCGCTTCATCGAAATTGGTTTTACGCAGCATGGTCGATTTGCGTTCCTGACACTCACTTGCCCAAGCATTTCGGTTTGGCAGCTTGCCAGCGTCACGCCACTCTTGCGCCACTTCAACCATCAGCTCTAGCGCTGCTTTCGCATCAGAGACAATACCTAAATCTGGACAGAACACGCGGCCGATTTGGGTCGGTTCAATATCAACGTGAACAAACTTACGACCTTCGGTGTAAACATCCACAGAGCCAGTGTGACGGTTTGCCCAGCGGTTACCGACACCAAACACAAAATCAGAGTTGAGCATGGTTTCGTTACCGTAACGGTGAGACGTTTGTAGCCCCACCATACCTGCCATTAAGTCATGATCATCTGGGATAGAGCCCCAGCCCATTAAGGTTGGGATCACTGGCACACCGGTGATTTCGGCGAACTGTTGTAACAATTCAGATGCGCCAGCATTAATCACGCCACCACCCGATACAATCAGCGGCTTTTCCGATTGAGACATCATGGTTAATGCTTTCTCAACCTGCGCGCGGGTTGCTTGTGGTTTGTAAGGTTCTAGCGGTTCATAGGTATCGATATCAAATTCAATTTCAGCCAGCTGAACATCAATCGGTAGATCAATCAGGATTGGACCCGGGCGACCCGAACGCATCAAATGAAAGGCTTTTTGGAATGCGCGTGGCACTTGTGCAGGTTCCAGCACCGTGGTTGCCCACTTAGTCACTGGTTTAGCGATAGATTCAATGTCGACCGCTTGGAAATCTTCTTTATGAAGACGAGCACGTGGCGCTTGGCCGGTAATGCATAGAATTGGAATCGAATCTGCAGTCGCAGAATAAAGACCCGTGATCATGTCCGTTCCCGCAGGACCAGAAGTACCAATACACACACCTATATTGCCTTGATTAGTGCGCGTGTACCCTTCAGCCATATGGGATGCACCCTCTACGTGACGAGCTAAGACGTGGTCGATTCCTCCGAGCTTTTTCATAGCCGCATACATAGGATTAATTGCTGCGCCGGGAACACCAAATGCGATGTCTACACCTTCACGTTTAAGCACCTCTACCGCTGCTTCAATCGCTTTCATAATTGCCATTCGAACCTCCAGTTCAGATTGTATACAATTAAACTAACTTTTGTGTACTATGAACCATCCTCGCCATTTATCAACCCCAAAATGAAACAATTTAGTTACATACCGCTGCCATTCTGAGTAAGCACCCACCCTTAAAAGCTTACAATTCATTGCTTTACATAAAATATCTTTACGTGAAAATAAATCACAAAAAGATCAAATGATAAATAAATGTTAAACACCCTTTGCTTGTTTACAATTTATGCAATATAAATATCCTTAAAAAGAGCATTTTGTATACAAAATGACATCGTATTGTTCAAAGGAGACAACAATGATGAATGACGTAAAAGAGAGAGAAGAAGTACAGTGTATGCAGGTACTCGGGAATATGGACAACTCCGAGTACAAAGAGATCTTGTCTAAAGATGCATTAAAATTCTTAGAAGCTCTCGTCAATAAGTTTGGAGATCGCCGTCATGCCCTGCTAAGTGACCGCGACACAAAACAAGCTCAGTATGACGAGGGAGAGCTACCCAATTTCAGAAAAGACACCATTTCCATTCGTCAGAATAAAGAGTGGAAGGTGGCAACGCCTCCACCAGAACTGCTTGATCGCCGCGTAGAGATCACCGGGCCTATCGAAAGAAAGATGGTGATCAACGCGCTAAACTCAGGCGCGAAAGTCTTCATGTGCTGCTTTGAAGATGCGTCTTCTCCTACTTGGGCCAATATGGTCGAAGGGCAAATCAACCTAAGAGATGCCAACCTTGGCACCATTAGTTACTTCGATGAAAAGAAGCAGAAGCGTTACCAATTAAACGACGATCCTGCACTGCTTATCGCACGCCCACGAGGGATCCACCTTCCTGAGCAATCCATCCAATTCAACAATCAGCCTATCGGCGGTTGCTTGATGGACTTCGCCTTGTACTTTTTCCACAACTATCAATCACGTGCACAACAAGGTTTAGGGGTTTACTACTACATTCCAAAACTTGAAAGCATGGAAGAAGCACAATGGTGGGACGATATTTTCAGCTTCACCGAAAACTATTTCCAAGTACCCAAAAGCACCATTCGCGCGACAGTATTGATCGAAACGCTACCAGCCGTGTTCCAGATGGAAGAGATCTTGTACGCAATGCGTGATCATATCGTGGCGATGAACTGTGGTCGTTGGGATTACATCTTCAGCTACATCAAAACGCTGAAGAACCATAAAGACCGCATCCTGCCTGACCGCCATGGGATCGGTATGGATCAAGAGTTCCTAAATGCCTACAGCCAGTTGTTAGTGCGTACTTGTCATGCTCGTGGCGCACTGGCGATGGGTGGTATGTCAGCCTTTATTCCAGCGAAAGACCCGCAAGAAATGGCGCGAGTGACGGCCAAAGTCATTGAAGACAAACAGAGAGAATCTCAAAACGGACACGATGGCACTTGGGTCGCACACCCGGCACTGGTTGATTTAGCGATGTCGATCTTCGATAAGCACCTCGATGGCAAAGTAAACCAAATGGATTTCCAAAGCCCAGAACATGTGATCAACGCCGACACTCTACTCAAGCCTTGTGAGGGCAGTCGCGACGAAGCAGGAGTACGTAAAAATATACGCATCGCGCTGTATTACATCGAAGCTTGGATCCAAGGCTACGGTTGTGTACCTATCTACGGCCTTATGGAAGATGCGGCGACCGCAGAGATCTCGAGAGCCAATATCTGGCAGTGGATCCACCACGGGGTAACGCTCGATGATGGCCAAACCTTTACCAAATCACTATTCCACTCTTGGCTTTACCAAGAGCTAGACACCATAAAACATGAAGTCGGAGACTCGCGCTATGCAGCAGGTCGATTTGAAGAGACAGCTGATCTTTTCTATCAACTTTCTACAGCCGAAGAGTTCGCCGCCTTCCTAACTTTACCCAGCTATGGGCTGTT contains:
- a CDS encoding nucleobase:cation symporter-2 family protein, coding for MKLLYTLNERPPHGLTLLLALQHMLASIGGIVAVPLIVGASIGLPNTEIVSLINAALLASGIVTVAQCLGFGPVGIRLPMVMGSSFAFLGVAISIGNEGGVAAIMGSALIGSFVVIGASFYMDKVRKLFPTVVSGVVVTLIGLTILPVAMNWVGDSPANTEQFATLPKLFLALVSLGIVVGVSVYCKGAVAASAIVIGLAGGYIVALSLGMVDLEQISSAAWVGGPEPFKYGFTFSASAIISMSLVYIVVIAEATGDFMALGNNGQTQVSGKDLKRGLLGDGLGSTLSSILTAMPLASFSQNVGIVGITGVASRYVVAATGGLLILGGLFPKLAAIAVTIPKPVLGGVGFVMFGMIAYAGIRMLIKAADTKRNALVICVGLASGLAVTFEPRLLQHLPHDLANFLHSGITTGTIMTVLLNLVLPKSSRAEEQEALAESQAQVELEMKEQAEEELQSNDQLEIQQASTEADVQVASDNPEPKAN
- a CDS encoding 8-oxoguanine deaminase yields the protein METIWIKNPLAIYTGSLADAEGGIVIKGNTIIELVGKHKEPTLPVDYSVDASRHVVTPGLINAHHHFYQTLTRAYPGALNKELFHWLQSLYPVWANLDSEMMSLATELALVELMMSGCTTASDHHYLLPNGLEHAIDLQVEAAEKLGVRAIFTRGSMSLGEDEGGLPPRHTIQTEQTIIDDSQRLIRDYHQRDEGAMIQIALAPCSPFSVTTDLMKETAKISERENVMMHTHLCETLDEEDFCIEKFGLRPVDYLEDVGWLNERTWLAHGIHFNPEEIKRLGKAGIGISHCPTSNMMLASGICKNNDLEAAGVKVGLGVDGSASNDGSNMIAEVRMAMYLQRLQYGSANVSHFDALRWATSGSARAMGRTDIGTLEVGKQADIAMFKLDDIRFSGSHDPLAALLLCGAQQADKVMVAGKWRVNDGAVIGVDMEQLMHRHHAAAMKLGKLAMNN
- a CDS encoding amidohydrolase codes for the protein MTLKSLACTISAVLLAGCGSTVATQTYNADLIITNGQVLTINSEMDVIEDGVVVVKNDQIIAVGNEDLITQYRAEKVIDAQDGVVMPGMVNAHNHLPMIAFRGLGEEGISNRLFAYFFPLEAEKLSRELIYNATKLGSIELAQSGVTTYADMYYHMDEMAKATKEVGLRAVLGETVIKFPVVDAKEPYGGIDYAKGFIEQYKNDELITPAYAPHAVYTVSKDKLQEINKLSAQYDVPVLIHVAEFPNEEKRIKDETKATSPVEYMDEIGVLDERVVIAHGIHLSENDQKLLKQADAGISYNPMANAKGATGIAPAWEMYRADMRIGLGTDGPMSSNQVDIMRTLSYAANMQRLKHSDRTIMIPEQVIEMATLGGAKALHMEDQIGSLEVGKKADIVIVETQSANMMPNYDPYATLVYQANPSNIDTTIVNGQIVMENRVMQTVQLDEIRQSVDEFETDIKAFAKELSKKAIKSKSLMD
- a CDS encoding TetR/AcrR family transcriptional regulator, with protein sequence MSRIRQKNQDLIIEVACEQFATHGYAATKMADIAKAADIPKPNVFYYFSSKDKLYNAVLETVTQPLLEASRPIEELSDPVEALSQYIQTKLIISRDHPHASKVFANEVMSGAKVLPKEIGDELYKQSQMILDKFSTWSAQGLMDDVPAHHLMFTIWAATQTYADFGWQICSVMQKDQLDDKDYEDAAEFITQLVIKGCGVKS
- a CDS encoding glycerate kinase type-2 family protein translates to MDIDAKQFLQTLFSSAVNQALPKNHIEPFLPQDIFYRSANQAGRTVVIGAGKAAASMAAELEEVWQAKKQQDLALRDLEGLVVTRYEHTAPCEHIEVIEAAHPVPDAMGLEVSQRMLQLVSGLSADDTVICLLSGGGSALLSLPGGDISLAEKQQINKALLKSGAAIDEINCVRKHLSSIKGGRLAKAAYPARVVSLAISDVPGDDISVIASGPTVPDTTTRFDAMAILERYRIETPPSAFEWLNNPESETVKPDDECWKNAEHHIIATPMSALESAAAEAEGLGIPAYVLSDCIEGEARDVAKVHAALAKQVANHKHPFATPCVILSGGETTVTVKGNGRGGRNCEFLLSLYNELKGQDNIFALAADTDGIDGVEDNAGAWITPQTWQLGSSLSLKAQDYLDANNSYDFFKQVDVLLTTGPTLTNVNDFRAILIL
- a CDS encoding 2-hydroxy-3-oxopropionate reductase, with the protein product MSKIAFIGTGIMGKPMASNLQKAGHDLILSDHFNAAPADLVAAGATVCHSPAEAAEAADIIILMVPNTPQVEDVLFGDSGVEKGLTAGGATGKLVIDMSSISPIATKAIAARINEGGASYLDAPVSGGEVGAINAALTIMVGGEQDAFDKARPLFEIMGKNITLVGDNGAGQTCKVANQIIVALNIEAVSEALVFASKAGADPARVRQALLGGFANSKILEVHGERMVEGTFDPGFRISLHQKDLNLALTGAQELGVALPNTANAQELFGECAEMGGEGWDHSALIQAIEKRSDHSIR
- the hyi gene encoding hydroxypyruvate isomerase, whose product is MAKFAANLSMLFTEVDFMDRFEAAAEAGFQGVEYLFPYAFDAQAIKAKLDANNLEQVLFNLPAGDWDAGDRGIAVDPARVEEFQAGVPKAIAYAKALGCTQVNCLAGIVPQGVTQQDAHSAFVINLHYAANALAAEGISLVIEAINTRDIPGFFLNTTEQAKAIIKEVGSDNLSIQYDIYHMQIMEGDLTPTMQQNIGQIAHVQLADNPGRHEPGTGEINYPFVLNYLDELGYQGWVGCEYKPKTTTTEGLGWLHQYR